From a single Lates calcarifer isolate ASB-BC8 linkage group LG12, TLL_Latcal_v3, whole genome shotgun sequence genomic region:
- the ppp4r2b gene encoding LOW QUALITY PROTEIN: serine/threonine-protein phosphatase 4 regulatory subunit 2-B (The sequence of the model RefSeq protein was modified relative to this genomic sequence to represent the inferred CDS: inserted 2 bases in 1 codon), which translates to MEIDSLQEALRDFDKKSKKEASPLLEQFLCHIAKTGETMVQWSQFKNYFLFKLEKVMDDFRASAPEQRGPANPNVESIPFEDMKERILKIVKGYNGIPFTIQRLCELLTEPKRNYTGTDKFLRGVEKNVMVVSCVHPTSEKNGCNAVNRMNGVMLPGNTSAFTERKVNGPGTPRPLNRPKVSLANSLAANGLPDSTDNKDLSTEQEADKDSGEVSASGGSLGSSVKNKHPDAEEDMEAEQQEVKRLKFSKDEEEDEDDXEDEEEEQEVDTLRPSHASCFSKEAEAMVQEEEEEEKTTYSKENEASSSAAATEDQEPTSSTQAEVCAGSGQEAEQAEREVPCGSQDEGSDMDQTEQQAPAGVLESPETSRDSEESNSDPVSSSSSSSGSSCSIEDSNEAAREDVALAPSSSTTEPPTEGAMESAILNTGTTEEPMEQD; encoded by the exons ATGGAAATTGACTCGCTTCAAGAGGCGCTGAGAG ATTTTgataagaaatcaaagaagGAGGCATCTCCTCTTCTGGAACAGTTTCTATGTCATATTGCCAAGACTGGAGAGACCAT GGTTCAGTGGTCTCAGTTTAAGAACTACTTCCTGTTCAAATTGGAAAAGGTGATGGATGACTTCAGAGCCTCTGCACCTGAGCAAAGAGGTCCTGCAAACCCCAATGTGGAGTCAATTCCCTTTGAAGATATGAAGGAGAGAATTCTCAAGATTGTGAAGGGATACAATGG AATCCCCTTTACAATCCAGCGCTTGTGTGAGCTACTCACAGAACCTAAGAGGAACTACACAGGGACAGATAAGTTCCTTCGGGGGGTGGAGAAG AATGTAATGGTGGTAAGCTGTGTACATCCAACGTCCGA GAAAAATGGATGCAATGCCGTCAATAGAATGAATGGAGTGATGCTTCCTGGGAACACATCTGCTTTTACAGAGAG GAAAGTGAACGGTCCAGGAACTCCCCGGCCGCTGAATCGACCGAAGGTGTCTCTGGCCAACTCGCTAGCAGCTAATGGTCTGCCCGACAGCACAGACAACAAAGACCTCAGCACAGAGCAAGAAGCTGACAAAGACTCGGG tgaggTTTCGGCATCAGGAGGCTCCCTGGGGAGCTCGGTGAAGAACAAACATCCAGACGCAGAAGAGGACATGGAAGCCgagcagcaggaggtgaagAGACTTAAGTTCAGTAAGGacgaggaggaagatgaagatga cgaggatgaagaggaagagcaggaggtgGACACACTGAGGCCTTCGCATGCCTCCTGCTTCTCAAAAGAGGCAGAAGCCATGGtccaagaggaagaggaagaggagaagaccACGTACAGCAAGGAGAATGAAGCTTCCAGCAGTGCTGCTGCCACTGAAGACCAAg AACCAACAAGCAGCACACAGGCTGAGGTGTGTGCGGGCTCAGGTCAGGAGGCAGAGCAAGCTGAGAGGGAGGTGCCATGCGGCTCCCAGGATGAGGGCAGTGACATGGATCAGACAGAGCAACAAGCGCCTGCAGGTGTCCTTGAGAGCCCGGAGACCAGCAGGGACAGTGAGGAGAGCAACAGTGAcccagtcagcagcagcagtagcagcagtggtAGCAGCTGTAGCATAGAGGATAGTAACGAAGCGGCCAGGGAAGACGTAGCTCTCGCCCCTTCCAGCAGTACGACTGAACCTCCTACAGAGGGCGCCATGGAAAGTGCCATCTTGAACACTGGGACCACTGAGGAGCCTATGGAGCAGGACTAG